Part of the Paludisphaera borealis genome, GAATGGATCGACCGCCTCAAGACCGAGAGCCCTGACCTGCCCGTCGCGCTCGCGGGGATCAGTTGGGGGGGCAAGGTCGCCGTGCTGACGTCGGTTCGCCGGCCGGAACTGGTCGATGCGCTCGCGCTGGTCTGCCCGGGGCTCGAACCCCAGGTCGGCGTGTCCTTGGCCGTCAAGCTGCGGATCGCCGGGGCCGCGATCTTCAACCGTCGCAAGACCTTCCCGATCCCACTCGCCGATCCGGCCCTCTTCACTGACAACGTCGAGAAGCAGGAGTTCATCCGCAACGACCCGCTGAGCCTGCGCGAGGGGACGGCAGGGCTGATGGCGGCGAGCTTCTTTATCGATCGGATGATCAAGCGAGCCCCGCGCCGGCTTCATCAACCGGCGCTTTTGATGCTGGCCGGTCGGGACCGGATCGTCGACAACGCCCGGACGCTCA contains:
- a CDS encoding alpha/beta fold hydrolase; translated protein: MTELPHDDVRFRVSDGYELHVAVWRAVGEVKGQVVVLHGVQSHSGWYHQLGQTLARAGYTASFPNRRGSGPNQQDRGHAPSGGRLVNDIAEWIDRLKTESPDLPVALAGISWGGKVAVLTSVRRPELVDALALVCPGLEPQVGVSLAVKLRIAGAAIFNRRKTFPIPLADPALFTDNVEKQEFIRNDPLSLREGTAGLMAASFFIDRMIKRAPRRLHQPALLMLAGRDRIVDNARTLTYFKRLASTDRRVIDYPDGCHTLEFDPDPTRYARDLITWLDERMKPKRNT